The following coding sequences lie in one Candidatus Marinarcus aquaticus genomic window:
- the coaD gene encoding pantetheine-phosphate adenylyltransferase yields MEQENKQIITSYKRAIYSGTFDPITNGHMDIIKRASKIFDEVIIAVAQSEKKSPMFSHEKRVEFVKVATRGIKGVSVVGFDTLLVDLATNLAVSTIIRGLRAVSDFEYELQMGYANSSINKNIETLYLMPTLENAFVSSTIVREIIHFNGRFEHLVPQEVVACMS; encoded by the coding sequence ATGGAACAAGAAAACAAACAGATAATCACCTCCTATAAGCGAGCCATTTACAGTGGTACATTTGACCCCATTACCAATGGTCATATGGATATTATTAAACGAGCAAGTAAAATTTTTGATGAAGTTATTATTGCTGTAGCTCAAAGTGAAAAAAAATCACCCATGTTCTCTCATGAAAAAAGAGTGGAGTTCGTCAAAGTGGCAACACGAGGAATCAAAGGGGTCAGCGTTGTTGGTTTTGATACATTGTTGGTTGATTTGGCAACGAATTTAGCAGTGAGTACGATTATTCGAGGATTACGGGCGGTATCTGATTTTGAATATGAACTTCAAATGGGATATGCCAATTCATCTATTAATAAAAACATTGAAACACTTTATTTGATGCCAACTTTGGAAAATGCGTTTGTATCTTCGACCATCGTTCGAGAAATTATTCATTTTAATGGACGATTTGAACACCTCGTACCACAAGAGGTGGTTGCATGTATGTCGTAA
- a CDS encoding UbiX family flavin prenyltransferase, which translates to MKLIVAITGASGVNLGLKFLELLPKDIETFIVFSKSAKIALKHENNLSQKTIQQEHFTIYKENQIDAAIASGSFGADAMIILPCSQNTLAKCAVGIADNLITRAFSVMLKERKNIVLAPRELPYSPIALENMHKLSTLGVTIAPPVLGYYSQQQTLEEMENFLIGKWFDLLNIENNLYKRWE; encoded by the coding sequence TTGAAACTTATTGTTGCAATTACGGGAGCCAGTGGTGTGAACCTTGGTTTAAAATTTCTTGAACTGTTACCTAAAGACATAGAGACTTTCATTGTCTTTTCTAAAAGCGCAAAAATTGCACTCAAACATGAAAATAATTTGAGCCAAAAAACAATTCAACAAGAGCACTTTACAATCTATAAAGAGAATCAAATTGATGCTGCCATTGCTTCGGGGTCATTTGGCGCCGATGCTATGATCATCCTTCCTTGTTCACAAAATACTTTGGCCAAATGTGCTGTTGGAATTGCGGACAATCTCATCACTCGAGCTTTCAGTGTTATGTTAAAAGAGAGAAAAAATATTGTTTTAGCTCCTCGTGAATTGCCATACAGCCCAATTGCTTTGGAAAATATGCACAAGCTTTCAACGCTTGGTGTCACAATAGCTCCACCTGTATTAGGCTACTATTCACAACAACAAACGCTTGAAGAGATGGAGAACTTTTTGATTGGTAAATGGTTTGATTTACTCAATATAGAGAATAACTTATATAAAAGATGGGAATAA
- a CDS encoding recombinase family protein encodes MKKVVSFVRINQYNKEYVENQKTLIKNYVEKHNIELNENIEIEVNLPIQEQNIINLLKNCQESCTVIVADLNVFGRTTELILEILRFLLKKKVRIISVAQNLDLIDDADMLTQMILGVIKMTVNLEKDLMSLRTKEALTAKKVEGVHLGKPKGTIQKSKFDKQRDKIEELLAVGLSVRKIAKLLGYNNHIGLNNYVKKRNIRTKVHNEIHNKEDDIAS; translated from the coding sequence ATGAAAAAAGTCGTCAGTTTCGTTCGTATTAATCAATACAACAAAGAGTATGTAGAGAATCAAAAAACACTTATTAAAAATTATGTAGAAAAACATAATATAGAATTAAATGAAAATATTGAGATAGAAGTGAACCTTCCTATTCAAGAACAAAACATCATAAACTTGTTAAAAAACTGTCAAGAATCGTGTACGGTGATTGTGGCAGACTTGAATGTTTTTGGACGAACGACAGAGTTGATTTTAGAGATATTACGATTTTTATTGAAGAAAAAAGTACGTATTATTTCTGTGGCGCAAAACTTGGATTTGATAGATGATGCAGACATGTTAACTCAGATGATTTTAGGTGTGATTAAAATGACTGTAAACTTAGAAAAAGATCTGATGAGTCTGCGAACGAAAGAGGCTCTTACTGCTAAAAAAGTAGAAGGCGTTCATTTAGGAAAACCTAAAGGAACGATTCAAAAATCTAAATTTGATAAACAACGAGATAAAATTGAAGAGCTTCTTGCTGTTGGATTATCGGTTCGAAAAATTGCAAAACTCTTGGGATACAACAACCACATTGGTTTAAACAATTATGTGAAAAAAAGAAATATCAGAACAAAAGTGCATAATGAAATCCATAATAAAGAGGATGACATCGCCAGCTGA
- the rplI gene encoding 50S ribosomal protein L9, producing MKVLLTKDVKGLGKAGEVKEVKDGYGKNFLIGKGFALQATNEVLNKHKAQEKKKAEIEAQEIEDAKALASTLEATKFTIKHKVGANGHLIGSVTNKEIAEAISAELNIELDKKQVHLENKIKTEGIFEADCKLGHGIHASLKVDVIAE from the coding sequence ATGAAAGTATTATTGACTAAAGATGTAAAAGGCTTAGGAAAAGCCGGTGAAGTTAAAGAAGTAAAAGATGGATACGGAAAGAATTTTTTAATCGGGAAAGGGTTTGCACTGCAAGCAACCAATGAAGTTCTGAACAAGCATAAAGCTCAAGAGAAGAAAAAAGCTGAAATTGAAGCTCAAGAAATTGAAGATGCAAAAGCATTGGCAAGCACACTTGAAGCAACAAAATTTACAATCAAACATAAAGTAGGTGCTAATGGGCACTTAATTGGTTCAGTCACCAATAAAGAGATAGCTGAAGCAATCAGTGCAGAGCTGAACATTGAATTGGACAAAAAACAAGTGCATTTAGAGAATAAAATTAAAACAGAAGGTATCTTTGAAGCCGATTGTAAACTGGGGCATGGAATTCATGCATCATTAAAAGTTGATGTTATAGCAGAGTAA
- the hslV gene encoding ATP-dependent protease subunit HslV encodes MFDATTILAYKGKNKAVIGGDGQVTFGNTVLKGNATKIRTLYKGEILAGFAGSTADAFNLFDMFEQHLENTKGDLLKAVVAFSKEWRKDKVLRRLEAMMIVLNKEHIFILSGTGDVVEPEDGQIAAIGSGGNFAISAARALFKHTQMDEEELVKEALMIAGELCIYTNQNIKTLKIEE; translated from the coding sequence ATGTTTGATGCAACTACGATATTAGCCTATAAAGGTAAAAATAAAGCAGTCATTGGTGGCGATGGACAAGTCACTTTTGGCAATACTGTTTTAAAAGGGAACGCCACAAAGATTCGAACTCTATATAAAGGCGAAATTCTTGCAGGATTTGCAGGAAGTACCGCCGATGCGTTTAACCTTTTTGATATGTTTGAACAACACTTAGAGAATACCAAAGGTGACTTACTTAAAGCGGTGGTTGCCTTTTCCAAAGAGTGGCGAAAAGATAAAGTTTTACGTCGACTGGAAGCAATGATGATTGTTTTGAATAAAGAGCACATCTTTATTTTAAGTGGGACAGGAGATGTCGTTGAACCTGAAGATGGACAAATTGCTGCTATTGGAAGTGGAGGAAACTTTGCTATCAGTGCTGCACGAGCTTTGTTTAAACATACACAAATGGATGAAGAGGAGTTGGTAAAAGAGGCTCTTATGATTGCAGGAGAGTTGTGTATTTATACCAATCAAAATATTAAAACACTGAAGATTGAGGAATAG
- the hslU gene encoding HslU--HslV peptidase ATPase subunit encodes MDLTPKEIVKYLDDYIIGQNDAKKTIALALRNRYRRMQLTPEMQEEIMPKNILMIGSTGVGKTEIARRLAKMMNLPFIKVEASKYTEVGFVGRDVESMVRDLVFESIALVTKEYESKIQENIDAEVIRQIVEKLVPPLPQGASEASKESFIKTYNKMEAKVVSGELDEKKIEIELPKKTTVELIDSNVPMDFSSMQESLNQMLGNLNKDKVKKEVSIKDAKQLLKHEASEKLLDHESIKVEALKRAQDGGIIFLDEIDKIASGKSNQNQDPSKEGVQRDLLPIVEGSSVTTKFGPVKTDHILFIAAGAFHVSKPSDLLPELQGRFPLRVELNPLNEEALYKILTNTKNSLLTQYKALLEVEGVNLEFEDEAIKAFAHLSVSANAKAEDIGARRLHTVIEKVLEDISFDADEKKGETVNVTKELVYQKLENIVEQEDTARYIL; translated from the coding sequence ATGGATTTAACTCCAAAAGAGATTGTTAAATATCTTGATGATTATATCATTGGACAAAATGATGCAAAAAAAACAATTGCACTGGCATTGAGAAATCGATACAGAAGAATGCAATTGACACCTGAAATGCAAGAAGAGATTATGCCTAAAAACATTTTGATGATAGGTAGCACTGGTGTAGGTAAAACAGAGATTGCAAGACGTTTGGCAAAGATGATGAATTTGCCTTTTATTAAAGTTGAAGCAAGCAAATATACGGAAGTGGGATTTGTTGGTCGTGATGTAGAATCAATGGTTCGAGATTTGGTTTTTGAATCGATTGCTTTGGTTACAAAAGAGTATGAATCAAAGATTCAAGAAAATATTGATGCAGAAGTCATACGACAAATCGTAGAGAAACTTGTACCTCCATTGCCACAAGGTGCCAGTGAAGCTTCAAAAGAGTCTTTCATTAAAACGTATAATAAAATGGAAGCCAAAGTTGTAAGTGGTGAGTTGGATGAAAAGAAGATTGAGATTGAACTGCCTAAAAAAACGACCGTAGAGTTGATTGATTCAAATGTGCCTATGGATTTCTCTTCCATGCAAGAGAGCTTAAATCAAATGTTAGGAAACCTCAATAAAGACAAAGTTAAAAAAGAGGTCTCAATTAAAGATGCCAAACAATTGTTGAAACATGAAGCGAGTGAAAAGTTGCTTGACCATGAATCCATTAAAGTGGAAGCACTTAAAAGAGCACAAGATGGTGGAATTATTTTTCTTGATGAGATTGATAAAATTGCTTCAGGAAAAAGCAATCAAAATCAAGATCCAAGTAAAGAGGGAGTTCAGCGAGATTTACTTCCTATTGTTGAAGGAAGCAGTGTCACCACAAAATTTGGTCCTGTTAAAACAGACCATATTCTTTTTATTGCTGCTGGGGCTTTTCATGTGAGTAAACCAAGTGATTTACTGCCAGAACTTCAAGGACGGTTCCCTTTAAGAGTGGAATTGAATCCATTAAATGAAGAGGCTTTATATAAAATCTTAACCAACACTAAAAACTCACTGCTCACGCAATACAAAGCGTTGCTTGAAGTTGAAGGTGTGAATTTAGAGTTTGAAGATGAAGCGATTAAAGCATTTGCACACTTAAGTGTATCAGCCAATGCTAAAGCTGAAGATATTGGTGCACGAAGATTGCACACCGTTATTGAAAAAGTACTTGAAGATATCAGCTTTGATGCAGATGAAAAAAAGGGCGAAACTGTGAATGTGACAAAAGAACTGGTGTATCAAAAATTAGAAAATATTGTAGAACAAGAAGATACAGCACGATATATTTTGTAG